A section of the Rhodobacteraceae bacterium M382 genome encodes:
- a CDS encoding copper oxidase: MNKIHSLLFVAATFVQTPHVEAAPTLHSSHDLQQGHVTSTIGTPGRIENVDRTIEIFVRETGSGDMLFDPDVVHIEHDTTIRFIVSNTGSLVHELVLGTFDEIEQRRQSFRRNPDLPHDVASAVKVPAGETAEIVWKFSSIMNLEYACLIPGHREAGMWGVIIVHDHLAPRSKS, encoded by the coding sequence ATGAACAAAATACACTCTCTACTCTTCGTTGCCGCCACGTTTGTTCAGACACCTCATGTCGAGGCAGCTCCGACGCTTCACTCAAGCCATGACCTGCAACAGGGCCACGTCACAAGTACAATCGGCACTCCCGGTCGGATTGAGAATGTTGATCGGACGATTGAAATCTTTGTGCGTGAAACGGGTTCCGGCGACATGCTGTTTGATCCCGACGTTGTTCATATTGAGCATGACACAACAATTCGTTTCATTGTTTCTAATACAGGCTCGTTAGTGCATGAGCTCGTTTTAGGAACATTCGACGAAATTGAACAACGGCGACAGTCATTTCGCAGAAACCCGGATTTGCCGCATGACGTTGCTAGCGCAGTAAAGGTCCCGGCCGGGGAGACTGCCGAAATCGTTTGGAAGTTTTCAAGCATAATGAATCTGGAGTATGCTTGTCTTATTCCTGGCCACCGGGAAGCAGGCATGTGGGGCGTCATCATTGTCCACGATCACCTCGCTCCGCGTTCCAAGAGCTAG
- the phnD gene encoding phosphonate ABC transporter substrate-binding protein, translating to MKNLIAAALASTALATPILAADIESFNIGLLGGENAQDRLNNNECLRAKTEELLGVETKLFAPADYNGVIQGLLGGTIDMAWLGASGYAKTYLSDPEAVEPILVKVNNDGGYGYYSVGFARKDSGISSLDDMKGKVFGFGDPNSTSGFLIPSIEIPEATGSTMTSGDYFGEVKFTGGHEQTIVAVNAGDVDGGVTWADGLGEWEDGYNSGALRRAVDAGLVDMNDLVQIWQSKPIPEGPIVLRKDLPEDVKVKFTALMASLPAMDPECAYGVLSGEAKGVMPIGHDAYEVIIEARKLKSN from the coding sequence ATGAAAAATCTGATCGCTGCCGCATTGGCATCCACCGCTCTGGCCACACCGATCCTGGCCGCCGACATCGAATCGTTCAATATCGGCCTCCTGGGCGGTGAAAACGCACAGGACCGTCTGAACAACAACGAGTGCCTGCGCGCCAAAACCGAAGAGTTGCTGGGGGTGGAAACCAAACTGTTCGCGCCGGCCGACTATAATGGCGTGATCCAGGGCTTGCTGGGTGGTACCATTGACATGGCGTGGCTGGGTGCCTCGGGCTATGCCAAAACCTATTTGTCTGACCCCGAAGCGGTCGAGCCGATCCTGGTCAAAGTCAACAATGATGGTGGCTATGGCTATTACTCGGTTGGCTTTGCCCGCAAGGACAGCGGCATTTCATCGTTGGACGACATGAAAGGCAAAGTCTTTGGCTTTGGCGATCCCAACTCGACCAGCGGCTTCCTGATCCCGTCGATCGAAATTCCCGAAGCAACCGGATCGACCATGACGTCGGGCGACTATTTTGGTGAAGTGAAATTTACCGGCGGTCACGAACAGACCATCGTTGCGGTAAATGCAGGCGATGTGGACGGCGGCGTGACCTGGGCCGACGGTCTGGGTGAATGGGAAGACGGCTACAATTCGGGCGCGCTGCGTCGTGCGGTTGATGCTGGCCTGGTTGACATGAACGACCTGGTGCAAATCTGGCAGTCCAAGCCGATCCCAGAAGGCCCGATTGTTCTGCGCAAGGATTTGCCAGAAGACGTGAAAGTCAAATTCACGGCGCTGATGGCGTCGCTACCTGCGATGGACCCCGAATGTGCCTATGGCGTTCTGTCGGGTGAGGCCAAAGGCGTCATGCCGATCGGTCATGACGCATACGAAGTCATCATCGAAGCACGCAAGCTGAAATCAAACTAA
- a CDS encoding SMP-30/gluconolactonase/LRE family protein — protein MAFKLDLVEVAHGLGFPEGPVAMNDGSVLFVDIEKETLVRLEPSGARHDVAEIPGGPNGVAIGPDGAAYVCNNGGVYCFKNAGPGGVNIPLPDPEHYTGGLIQRVDLTSGEVTPLYTECDSKRLLAPDDIVFDKAKGFWFTETGIQDDETLRKGGLYYATTDGSSIVRMATIPMANGVGLSPDGDTVFVSDTIFGRLWKMKIKRDSSGNPVGLDDGPIQGIMPGEVVQTLPGFQWLDSLKVEADGRVCVGTIFTGGITIFEMDGTTEHVDVPDIFTTNMCFGGEDMMDMWITASSTGKIYKTRWPRPGLKLEFTA, from the coding sequence ATGGCATTTAAACTGGACTTGGTAGAGGTCGCACACGGCCTGGGCTTTCCCGAAGGGCCCGTTGCAATGAACGACGGTTCGGTACTGTTCGTCGACATTGAAAAAGAAACCCTGGTGCGCCTGGAGCCCAGTGGCGCACGTCATGATGTCGCGGAGATCCCCGGTGGCCCAAACGGCGTAGCAATCGGGCCCGATGGTGCGGCCTATGTCTGCAACAACGGCGGCGTCTATTGTTTCAAGAACGCCGGCCCTGGTGGGGTGAACATCCCTCTTCCTGATCCAGAACATTACACCGGTGGCTTGATCCAGAGGGTGGATCTGACGTCTGGTGAGGTTACGCCCTTGTACACGGAATGTGACAGCAAACGGCTTCTGGCCCCCGACGACATCGTTTTTGACAAGGCCAAAGGGTTCTGGTTCACCGAAACCGGCATTCAGGATGATGAAACCCTTCGCAAGGGGGGGCTGTATTATGCGACGACAGATGGATCGTCGATTGTGCGGATGGCCACGATTCCGATGGCAAACGGTGTTGGGCTATCGCCTGATGGAGACACCGTTTTTGTGTCGGATACGATTTTCGGGCGGCTCTGGAAGATGAAGATCAAAAGAGACAGCAGTGGTAACCCGGTTGGTCTGGACGATGGACCAATCCAGGGCATCATGCCCGGTGAAGTCGTCCAAACCCTTCCAGGGTTTCAGTGGCTCGACAGCCTCAAGGTCGAAGCGGATGGCCGCGTCTGTGTTGGTACGATCTTTACCGGAGGTATCACCATTTTTGAAATGGATGGCACGACCGAGCATGTCGATGTACCGGATATTTTCACCACCAATATGTGCTTTGGCGGCGAAGACATGATGGATATGTGGATCACAGCGTCCAGTACCGGAAAAATCTACAAGACCCGCTGGCCACGCCCCGGTCTGAAGCTGGAATTCACAGCATAG
- the phnC gene encoding phosphonate ABC transporter ATP-binding protein has product MLTVENLTKRFGANAAVDNASFSIDRPAMIGVIGRSGAGKSTLLRMINRLTDATTGRILFEGTDVTTLRGKDRRAWQASCAMIFQQFNLVPRMDVVSNVLHGTLGKRSTLTTVFNLFPKSDIHQAIDILDRLGMADHAPKRAEALSGGQQQRVAIARALMQDPRIILADEPIASLDPMNAQTVMEALRRIHEEDGRTVLANLHTLDTARRYCDRVIGMRDGRIVFDGTPEQLTTGVARDIYGAGDDFSEAATSTEIREPALVPPKVVLPEFA; this is encoded by the coding sequence ATGCTGACCGTAGAGAATCTGACCAAACGTTTCGGCGCAAATGCGGCCGTCGACAATGCGAGCTTTTCGATCGACCGCCCGGCGATGATTGGAGTGATCGGACGGTCCGGGGCGGGCAAATCCACATTGCTGCGCATGATCAATCGGCTGACGGATGCCACAACGGGGCGCATTCTGTTTGAAGGCACGGATGTGACCACGCTGAGGGGCAAGGACCGACGTGCGTGGCAAGCGTCCTGCGCGATGATCTTTCAGCAATTCAATCTGGTGCCGCGAATGGATGTGGTTTCAAACGTTTTGCACGGCACATTGGGCAAACGATCAACCCTGACGACTGTGTTTAACCTGTTTCCCAAATCGGACATCCACCAGGCCATTGATATTCTGGACCGATTGGGCATGGCGGATCATGCTCCCAAAAGGGCCGAAGCCCTGTCGGGGGGGCAGCAACAGCGCGTCGCGATCGCCCGTGCGTTGATGCAGGATCCCCGGATCATTCTTGCGGATGAACCGATCGCATCGCTGGACCCGATGAACGCGCAAACCGTGATGGAGGCCCTGCGCCGCATTCACGAAGAAGACGGGCGCACTGTTCTGGCCAATCTGCACACCTTGGACACGGCACGGCGCTATTGCGACCGGGTTATCGGAATGCGCGATGGGCGCATTGTATTTGATGGTACGCCCGAACAGCTGACCACCGGCGTGGCCCGGGACATCTATGGCGCAGGGGATGACTTTTCCGAAGCGGCCACATCTACGGAAATTCGTGAGCCGGCACTGGTCCCGCCCAAGGTCGTCTTGCCTGAATTCGCCTGA
- a CDS encoding AAA family ATPase, which produces MDETPAIPEIQSTRLGERRLVSVLFTDMVGYTAIVERLGAEKTLQFTRMVYKELTGAVQDHGGSVRGFAGDSVMAVFGIPDAQEDAALRACQAALSIQKTFGDATEDIEARFGERPSMRVGVSSGTVVMAHVEGEGSPLTAVGNTVNLASRIEALAPRGGCLICDATRSLVEWLVDLSFDDEYQIKGVAKPQKLWRLLSIREGATRFDASLARGLSQYIGRDAELATLAGALERARDQVQVVDLVAEPGLGKTRLIFEFLNPITKEDAFVLTGHCSANGQQTPFLPFLEVMRGSFQIRDEDEPFEIARKLETGLRRAGLDTPENLGLLLNLLGLPPPDGSLDGLDGVLIGLRTRDLLPALLQAQCQATRVVLLIEDIHWIDGASEEMLRKLIESGTQSNLLILLTRRPEYDPGWCTLPCVNALALQPLEDGDIWQLARTRLGVETLPDALIQQVTERAGGNPLFGEEILSYLIDQGALRITSGTAEFDAEKATSGLPASMQSLLTARIDRLQPQDQALLQAAATIGRRFDPGLLSLVIGRAGETGAALHRLQAQDIVYRETNSSDYMFKHVLLRDTVYQGLVSDRRADLHLAIAEALVQRNQDRLAEVADTLAYHYAQTDRKDLAFRYSALAGAKSLGVFSHDQANRYFASALALYLDDPTCASDAEFAEFLANYALCSNISLMVKPMIELAPKVRPILNGIGDSGDHVLFLHHYVSCLVCSGRYRDALGVQQELTAMANRLGDPKSIAYALVNELSVSIYCAPIPDDVFETKRQEAETALTCFDDAYLKNFFVATVGWNELTRGRVTKAHEAADRMRAEGISKNDPRSLGYGTAMKALIAMVTDDHQTALEISEQAHSVSRAEFEMAIADSSRFSALVPLGKPGALEDVRGYVDMCKQNGWALFAEGPETMLGVALAMDGQIGAGLRQIEDAIARREAEGTRIAADWNRLFLCEVYLEILSGEGGASLGVLMRNIGALTGVFLFGGKRIIELIEHVRANPQFDPAGHYIARSELILGLLYKIKKKKAQALQHLNEAKRIVEPAGQSPMLTRINVALAELNA; this is translated from the coding sequence ATGGATGAAACACCCGCCATACCCGAGATCCAATCGACGCGTTTGGGCGAAAGGCGTCTGGTCTCCGTTCTGTTCACCGATATGGTGGGATATACCGCCATCGTCGAGCGACTTGGCGCGGAAAAAACTCTCCAATTCACACGAATGGTTTACAAGGAACTGACCGGTGCCGTTCAGGATCATGGCGGGTCTGTCCGCGGCTTTGCCGGGGACAGTGTCATGGCAGTTTTTGGCATTCCAGACGCCCAGGAGGATGCCGCGCTGAGGGCCTGCCAGGCGGCGTTGTCGATCCAGAAAACCTTTGGCGACGCCACCGAAGACATCGAAGCGAGATTTGGTGAACGCCCCAGTATGCGGGTCGGTGTGAGCTCGGGCACCGTCGTCATGGCCCATGTCGAGGGCGAAGGGTCGCCTTTGACAGCGGTCGGCAATACCGTGAACCTCGCGTCGCGTATCGAGGCGTTGGCCCCCAGAGGTGGCTGCCTGATCTGCGACGCAACTCGAAGTCTCGTCGAATGGCTTGTCGACCTCAGCTTTGATGACGAGTATCAGATCAAAGGCGTGGCAAAACCGCAAAAGCTATGGCGGTTGCTGTCCATCCGCGAAGGGGCCACGCGGTTTGATGCCTCGCTGGCGCGTGGACTCAGCCAATATATCGGACGCGATGCAGAGCTGGCGACGCTGGCTGGCGCGTTGGAACGCGCCCGTGACCAGGTTCAAGTGGTGGATCTTGTTGCCGAACCGGGACTGGGTAAAACCCGCCTGATTTTCGAATTTCTAAATCCGATAACAAAAGAAGACGCCTTTGTGCTGACCGGGCATTGCTCGGCCAATGGCCAACAAACCCCGTTTTTGCCGTTTCTCGAAGTTATGCGCGGATCATTCCAGATCCGCGACGAAGATGAGCCGTTTGAAATCGCGCGAAAGCTAGAAACCGGGCTTCGCCGGGCGGGGCTGGATACGCCCGAGAATCTGGGCCTTCTGCTCAACTTGTTGGGCCTTCCCCCTCCAGACGGATCACTGGACGGGCTTGACGGTGTTCTGATTGGCCTGCGGACCCGCGATCTTCTCCCTGCGTTGTTGCAGGCGCAATGCCAGGCGACACGGGTGGTTCTTTTGATCGAGGACATCCATTGGATCGATGGCGCGTCCGAAGAGATGCTACGCAAACTGATCGAAAGCGGAACGCAGTCGAATCTGTTGATCCTACTGACACGGCGCCCGGAATATGATCCCGGTTGGTGCACCCTGCCCTGCGTGAATGCGTTGGCACTGCAACCGCTTGAGGATGGCGACATCTGGCAACTGGCCCGCACACGTCTGGGCGTTGAAACCCTGCCCGATGCTCTGATCCAACAGGTCACAGAACGCGCTGGGGGCAATCCGTTGTTTGGCGAGGAGATCCTGAGCTATCTAATCGACCAGGGCGCGTTGCGCATCACATCGGGCACGGCCGAATTTGACGCCGAAAAGGCGACAAGCGGGCTTCCCGCAAGCATGCAAAGCCTGCTGACGGCCCGCATTGATCGATTGCAGCCCCAGGACCAGGCGTTGCTTCAGGCGGCGGCCACAATTGGTCGGCGTTTCGATCCGGGCCTGTTGTCTCTTGTGATTGGACGCGCGGGGGAAACAGGTGCAGCCTTGCACAGATTGCAGGCGCAGGACATTGTCTACCGCGAAACCAACTCGTCGGATTACATGTTCAAACATGTGCTGCTGAGAGACACCGTCTATCAAGGGTTGGTGTCCGATCGCCGGGCTGATCTGCATTTGGCGATTGCCGAAGCTCTGGTCCAACGCAACCAGGACCGGCTTGCCGAGGTGGCCGATACCCTTGCCTATCATTACGCACAAACCGACCGTAAGGATCTCGCCTTTCGGTACAGCGCTTTGGCAGGTGCAAAAAGTCTGGGTGTTTTTTCACACGATCAGGCCAACCGGTATTTTGCCTCTGCCCTGGCGCTCTATCTGGATGATCCGACCTGTGCCAGCGACGCGGAGTTTGCCGAATTCCTCGCGAATTATGCGCTGTGTTCGAACATCTCGCTCATGGTCAAACCCATGATCGAACTGGCCCCCAAGGTCAGACCGATTCTCAATGGCATTGGCGATAGCGGTGACCACGTTCTCTTCTTGCATCATTATGTATCCTGTCTGGTGTGCAGCGGCCGCTATCGCGATGCGCTTGGTGTCCAGCAGGAACTGACGGCAATGGCCAATCGTTTGGGCGACCCCAAGTCGATCGCCTATGCATTGGTCAACGAGCTATCGGTGTCGATCTATTGCGCGCCCATTCCCGATGATGTTTTCGAGACCAAGCGACAGGAAGCAGAGACTGCACTGACCTGTTTCGACGATGCCTATTTGAAAAATTTCTTCGTTGCCACCGTGGGTTGGAACGAGCTCACCCGCGGTCGGGTCACAAAAGCGCATGAAGCCGCGGACCGCATGCGCGCCGAAGGCATTTCCAAGAACGATCCTCGTTCCCTGGGGTACGGAACCGCGATGAAGGCGTTGATTGCCATGGTCACCGACGACCATCAAACCGCGCTGGAGATATCCGAACAGGCACACAGCGTTTCCCGGGCCGAATTTGAAATGGCAATTGCCGATTCATCGAGATTCTCTGCTTTGGTTCCATTGGGCAAACCAGGGGCGCTGGAGGACGTTCGAGGGTACGTAGATATGTGCAAGCAGAACGGGTGGGCACTGTTCGCGGAAGGTCCGGAAACCATGCTGGGGGTCGCGCTGGCGATGGACGGTCAGATCGGGGCCGGGTTGCGCCAGATCGAAGACGCGATTGCCCGTCGGGAAGCCGAAGGCACCAGGATCGCCGCCGATTGGAACCGGTTGTTTCTGTGTGAAGTCTATCTCGAAATTCTATCCGGCGAAGGCGGCGCATCTCTCGGCGTGCTCATGCGCAATATCGGTGCCTTGACTGGTGTTTTCCTGTTCGGTGGCAAGCGGATCATTGAACTGATCGAACACGTGCGCGCCAATCCTCAGTTCGATCCCGCAGGACATTACATCGCCCGAAGCGAATTGATCCTGGGATTGCTCTACAAGATCAAGAAGAAGAAGGCCCAGGCGCTTCAGCATCTGAACGAAGCCAAACGGATCGTCGAGCCAGCAGGGCAATCCCCCATGCTGACACGGATCAACGTGGCATTGGCCGAACTGAACGCGTGA
- a CDS encoding copper oxidase gives MMNRRQLLGAGAAAGALVSSQAWSQTSNRGLPEAAVMDTAATQSPTRPSTGVDYNPVVTLNGWTLPYRMNNGVKEFHLVAEPVERELADGMIAYLWGYNGQSTGPTIEAVEGDRVRFYVTNKLPEHTSIHWHGLILPSGMDGVGGLSHPGIPPGKTFIYEFDLTKSGTFMYHPHADEMVQMAMGMMGMFVVHPKDPEFMRVDRDFLIMLNAFDIDPGTYVPRIMTMTDFNLWTWNSRIFPDIDPLVVNQGDKVRVRVGNLTMTNHPIHMHGYDFKVTCTDGGWVPEAAQWPEVTVDIPIGGMRAYEFVADNLGDWAIHCHKSHHTMNAMGHDIPTFIGVDKRQLTKQIRKLQPEYMPMGTAGMADMGVMEMELPDNTIPMMTGWGPHGPIEMGGMFSVVKVREGIGADDYSDPGWYVNPPGEQAYEWTGELPEFATNTSPKTLITPKQTSKG, from the coding sequence ATGATGAACAGACGCCAATTGCTAGGTGCTGGTGCCGCTGCGGGGGCCTTAGTCTCGTCTCAGGCATGGAGCCAAACTTCAAACAGAGGGTTGCCGGAAGCCGCAGTGATGGACACGGCAGCCACTCAATCACCTACGCGACCTTCGACAGGTGTTGATTACAATCCGGTCGTAACCTTGAACGGGTGGACACTGCCGTATCGAATGAACAACGGTGTCAAAGAGTTTCATTTGGTTGCCGAACCTGTGGAGCGAGAATTAGCTGACGGGATGATCGCCTATCTTTGGGGATATAATGGCCAGTCCACCGGGCCAACTATTGAAGCTGTCGAAGGTGACCGGGTTCGCTTTTATGTGACTAACAAATTGCCAGAACACACGAGTATCCATTGGCATGGGTTAATCCTGCCCTCAGGCATGGATGGTGTCGGCGGGCTTAGCCACCCTGGCATCCCACCTGGCAAGACCTTCATCTATGAATTCGATCTGACAAAGTCGGGCACTTTCATGTACCACCCTCACGCCGACGAGATGGTGCAGATGGCAATGGGTATGATGGGCATGTTTGTAGTGCACCCAAAGGACCCAGAGTTCATGAGAGTAGATCGGGATTTTCTGATCATGCTCAACGCTTTTGATATTGATCCTGGTACATACGTGCCTCGCATCATGACGATGACGGATTTCAACTTATGGACCTGGAACAGTCGGATATTCCCTGACATCGACCCTTTGGTGGTCAATCAGGGCGACAAAGTGCGTGTTCGGGTTGGTAACCTTACTATGACCAATCATCCGATCCACATGCATGGGTACGACTTCAAAGTTACCTGTACCGATGGCGGGTGGGTTCCGGAAGCGGCGCAATGGCCTGAAGTCACAGTCGACATCCCGATTGGCGGTATGCGTGCCTACGAATTTGTGGCTGACAACCTAGGCGACTGGGCAATCCATTGCCACAAATCACACCATACAATGAATGCGATGGGCCACGACATACCAACATTCATTGGGGTCGACAAACGGCAGTTGACGAAACAAATCCGGAAACTCCAACCCGAATACATGCCTATGGGAACTGCTGGCATGGCCGATATGGGTGTCATGGAAATGGAGCTGCCGGACAACACGATTCCAATGATGACTGGCTGGGGCCCACATGGCCCGATTGAGATGGGTGGCATGTTCTCAGTTGTAAAAGTCAGAGAAGGCATTGGAGCTGACGATTACAGCGATCCGGGTTGGTACGTGAACCCTCCTGGTGAGCAGGCCTATGAATGGACGGGTGAGCTGCCCGAGTTTGCCACCAACACGAGCCCGAAAACGCTGATTACACCTAAACAAACCTCGAAGGGCTGA
- a CDS encoding cupredoxin family protein, giving the protein MKKILLTTALAFSLPTPSFATGTHGGGHDKEPVAMQGHSDDGHGHDEKMAIGMPADDHHARIVKVSMQETDDGDMIFEPSVLSFKSGETIRFKITNDGEQVHEFVMDTVEANVEHKAMMERFPEMEHDDPNAVRLESGVSGEIVWTFSNAGTFEFACLIPGHYESGMHGPLVVN; this is encoded by the coding sequence ATGAAAAAAATTCTTCTGACGACTGCTCTTGCGTTCTCATTGCCCACACCTTCGTTCGCGACCGGCACGCACGGCGGCGGACACGATAAAGAACCCGTCGCGATGCAGGGCCACTCTGACGATGGGCACGGGCATGATGAGAAAATGGCCATTGGCATGCCTGCCGATGACCACCATGCCCGCATTGTGAAGGTTTCAATGCAAGAGACCGACGATGGCGACATGATTTTCGAGCCGTCAGTGTTGAGTTTCAAGTCGGGTGAGACGATCAGATTCAAGATCACCAACGACGGTGAGCAAGTGCACGAGTTCGTCATGGACACTGTCGAGGCCAACGTAGAACACAAGGCAATGATGGAGAGGTTTCCTGAGATGGAACACGATGATCCCAACGCAGTGCGGCTCGAATCCGGCGTATCGGGTGAAATCGTCTGGACCTTCTCAAACGCTGGAACGTTCGAATTTGCTTGCCTGATCCCAGGTCACTACGAATCCGGCATGCACGGCCCGTTGGTTGTCAACTGA
- a CDS encoding catalase: protein MNDPDIAEQLVEALVLPDDNPVEGLVRRPVHTIGTGVAGYFQASPVARDYCTAEHFQGKQLDVTVRFSNGSGSAIERDGWSDVRGMATRFHLSDGGATDLVAMTLPEFFAPTPETFLEFAKEAKPAPCERLSPWRKIVDFLKLTIPMPDPYPGQDVRPNEGAIRFADQNKFAQLAVLQAATIGAPVSYERASYHAVHTFIVTAPDGTQRWVRFTWQPIAGVQNTTPKDPIVDTYLKEKLEECLDKGGARFSLMMMIGELGDDFNDSTRAWPPHRKRVMMGTLTLDKKIEGADGDLEKISFNPCNLTDGIRASDDPVLKIRREAYEYSSKRRDATPCPFSGS from the coding sequence ATGAACGATCCCGACATTGCCGAGCAACTGGTTGAGGCGCTTGTTCTGCCTGACGACAATCCCGTAGAGGGTCTTGTGAGGCGCCCCGTTCACACCATCGGCACAGGCGTGGCAGGGTATTTCCAAGCGTCTCCAGTCGCCCGCGATTATTGTACCGCCGAGCATTTTCAAGGCAAACAGCTGGACGTTACTGTTCGGTTTTCAAACGGGTCGGGCAGCGCGATAGAGCGGGATGGCTGGTCCGATGTGCGCGGCATGGCAACCAGGTTTCACCTGTCTGATGGTGGTGCAACAGATTTGGTGGCGATGACGCTACCCGAATTTTTTGCACCGACTCCTGAAACATTTCTGGAGTTCGCCAAAGAAGCAAAACCAGCGCCGTGTGAACGCCTGTCACCTTGGCGGAAAATCGTTGATTTTCTAAAGCTGACAATCCCCATGCCAGATCCCTACCCAGGACAGGATGTCAGGCCGAACGAAGGTGCTATCCGGTTCGCGGATCAGAATAAATTCGCACAACTGGCGGTATTGCAGGCCGCGACGATCGGGGCTCCGGTCAGCTATGAACGGGCGTCCTATCATGCGGTGCATACATTCATCGTCACGGCTCCGGACGGCACGCAACGCTGGGTTCGGTTTACATGGCAACCTATTGCGGGGGTGCAAAACACCACCCCCAAGGACCCCATTGTCGACACATACCTCAAGGAGAAGCTGGAAGAGTGTCTGGACAAGGGAGGCGCGCGGTTTTCCCTGATGATGATGATCGGAGAGCTGGGCGATGATTTCAATGACTCCACCCGCGCCTGGCCCCCTCACCGCAAACGGGTGATGATGGGGACGTTGACGCTGGACAAAAAAATCGAGGGCGCGGACGGGGATCTGGAAAAGATCAGTTTCAATCCCTGCAACTTGACGGATGGCATCCGGGCTTCGGACGATCCGGTGTTGAAAATCCGGCGCGAGGCCTATGAATATTCGAGCAAACGGCGAGACGCGACACCTTGCCCATTTTCAGGGAGCTGA
- a CDS encoding ABC transporter ATP-binding protein, protein MSLLDQYHAVVHKISSDFGYVFNDATPDWVHPFIHLILVFAPTLLIGVGSYLIIRSGLKFVQTQQLVEPQPSHVQGLGTSLFSSVLRYSKKQQVIMIALSLISLPILYLTLELPKQIVNNALNSNRFPVEVFDRDFDQFTFLMVLCSLYLLAIILNGIGKYGLNIFKGYVAERFLRRFRLLVYRQWRKDPTARKQSEIIPILAQEVEPIGAFAADVLTLPILQGGTLVTILLFMFIQDPVLGAAALTVLPVQLILLPKLQRRLNVLSRTRIAEVRELGRHLGDQIRVESGDKTLLAPTNASFRELERVRRRIFRLKFFIKALNNFLTALTPFLFYSLGGYFVIEGRISLGALVAVLAAHKDFSMPLKELFRYYQTLEDTRIRYQEITKFFSKAKTKQQTKSTPKNSFAVIHA, encoded by the coding sequence ATGTCACTCCTGGATCAATATCATGCAGTTGTGCACAAAATATCTTCGGATTTTGGATATGTCTTTAATGATGCTACGCCCGATTGGGTCCATCCTTTCATTCACTTGATCCTGGTATTTGCCCCGACCTTACTGATTGGGGTTGGTAGCTATCTGATCATTCGCAGCGGACTCAAATTTGTACAGACTCAGCAGCTGGTGGAACCGCAGCCAAGTCACGTTCAAGGCTTGGGAACAAGCCTGTTTAGCTCCGTTTTGCGATACTCCAAAAAGCAACAGGTCATTATGATCGCCCTAAGTCTGATTTCGTTGCCGATATTGTATCTGACACTGGAGTTGCCCAAGCAGATCGTGAACAACGCCCTGAATTCAAATCGCTTTCCGGTGGAAGTTTTCGATCGCGACTTTGATCAATTCACGTTTTTAATGGTACTTTGCAGTCTCTATCTGCTGGCAATCATTCTGAACGGAATAGGCAAATATGGTCTGAACATCTTCAAAGGCTACGTGGCGGAGCGGTTTCTGCGGCGTTTTCGACTGTTGGTCTATCGGCAATGGCGGAAAGATCCCACCGCACGCAAACAAAGTGAAATTATTCCGATCCTTGCACAAGAAGTAGAGCCAATTGGTGCTTTTGCGGCTGATGTGTTGACCTTGCCAATCCTGCAAGGCGGCACGCTCGTGACAATTCTACTGTTTATGTTCATTCAAGACCCTGTTTTAGGCGCTGCGGCACTAACCGTCCTGCCGGTACAGTTGATCCTGCTGCCAAAGCTTCAACGCAGGCTTAACGTGCTCTCCCGGACCAGAATTGCGGAGGTGCGGGAACTGGGTCGGCACCTTGGCGATCAGATACGGGTGGAATCCGGGGACAAAACGCTACTTGCGCCAACCAACGCAAGTTTTCGGGAGCTTGAGCGGGTGAGAAGGCGGATTTTCCGACTGAAGTTCTTCATCAAGGCGCTAAACAACTTTCTGACCGCGCTCACGCCCTTCCTATTCTATTCGCTAGGTGGATACTTCGTCATAGAGGGACGTATCAGTCTGGGGGCGCTTGTTGCAGTGCTTGCTGCACACAAAGACTTTTCGATGCCCCTAAAGGAGCTGTTTCGGTATTATCAAACCTTGGAGGACACCCGGATTAGATATCAGGAGATTACGAAGTTCTTTTCAAAGGCAAAAACGAAACAACAAACAAAGTCGACCCCAAAAAACTCATTTGCGGTGATTCATGCTTGA
- a CDS encoding copper-binding protein, with translation MMTAAAVLTLSSGFALAGGDYTKGTIKKIDSKAGKVTIIHEELVNLDMPAMTMVFRADEEMIAKMSKGQDIEFVADRVKGKLTVVELKE, from the coding sequence ATGATGACTGCCGCCGCAGTTCTGACCCTATCATCAGGGTTCGCACTTGCCGGTGGTGACTACACCAAAGGCACGATCAAAAAGATCGATTCGAAAGCGGGCAAGGTCACCATCATACACGAAGAGCTGGTGAACCTGGACATGCCCGCAATGACAATGGTCTTTCGCGCTGACGAAGAGATGATCGCCAAGATGTCCAAAGGGCAGGACATCGAATTTGTGGCCGACCGTGTGAAAGGCAAGCTGACCGTCGTCGAACTCAAGGAGTAG